The following coding sequences lie in one Candidatus Bathyarchaeia archaeon genomic window:
- the lsrF gene encoding 3-hydroxy-5-phosphonooxypentane-2,4-dione thiolase gives MDWGMKNRLSRIIKPETGRTVMLAVDHGYFMGPTHKLEEPRKTIEPLLAYSDAIMCTRGVLRTSVDPRSNVPIVLRVSGGASIIGESLTNEAITTSIHDAVRLNVAAMALSIFVGSAHEHQTLTNLGKLANEGEEHGIPVLAVTAVGKELEKRDARYLALACRIAAELGAHFVKTYYCEDFGKVVKGCPVPLVVAGGPKLETELDAFQLAYDAIQEGAVGVDMGRNIWQSEHPVPMIKAIREIVHRGATVREAQEVYNQSKNIKEPVIVRSSAAR, from the coding sequence ATGGACTGGGGAATGAAAAACCGGCTTTCAAGAATAATCAAACCCGAGACCGGTAGAACAGTGATGCTTGCAGTAGACCATGGCTACTTCATGGGCCCCACTCACAAGCTTGAGGAGCCTCGGAAGACAATCGAGCCCCTCCTGGCTTATTCCGATGCAATAATGTGTACTCGCGGGGTGCTCCGGACCTCCGTCGATCCCAGATCGAATGTCCCTATTGTCCTACGGGTATCAGGAGGAGCTAGCATTATCGGGGAGTCTCTGACAAACGAGGCTATCACGACCTCTATCCACGACGCCGTTCGACTTAACGTGGCTGCAATGGCTCTTTCGATCTTCGTCGGGTCTGCCCACGAGCATCAAACCCTGACGAACCTAGGCAAGCTTGCGAACGAAGGCGAGGAACACGGCATTCCGGTTCTCGCCGTTACTGCAGTAGGAAAAGAACTGGAGAAAAGGGACGCGCGCTATCTTGCCCTAGCGTGTAGAATCGCCGCAGAGCTAGGAGCCCATTTTGTCAAGACATACTACTGCGAAGATTTCGGGAAAGTCGTCAAGGGCTGTCCAGTGCCATTGGTTGTTGCTGGAGGACCAAAACTTGAGACAGAACTAGACGCATTCCAGCTCGCCTACGACGCAATTCAGGAAGGAGCCGTCGGCGTCGATATGGGACGAAACATCTGGCAGTCGGAACACCCCGTTCCTATGATAAAGGCGATCCGAGAGATAGTGCACCGTGGCGCGACTGTCAGAGAAGCCCAAGAAGTCTACAACCAGTCTAAGAATATCAAAGAGCCAGTAATCGTAAGATCCTCCGCAGCACGCTAG
- a CDS encoding alanyl-tRNA editing protein — translation MKEFAAKIVSIEGQAVVLDQTLFYPRGGGVACDTGTLDASKVKETTKADDEIVHTLESLTSLKVGDKVAGHVDWERRHSLMKMHTAGHLLSSLFYSRANCRITGNQIDVDRSRMDFDLEAFDRNKIEGYVSEANELIRKDAPVKTYFLKREEALKLPDMVKLAEAAPPAEAQLRIVEIEGIDRQADGGLHVAHLKEIGQIQLLKLENKGKTNRRLYYDLRNS, via the coding sequence TTGAAAGAATTTGCCGCAAAGATAGTTTCGATTGAAGGGCAAGCAGTTGTTTTAGACCAAACGCTATTCTATCCTCGAGGCGGCGGTGTAGCTTGCGACACCGGGACCCTGGACGCATCGAAGGTCAAGGAGACAACAAAAGCCGACGACGAGATAGTTCACACGCTAGAGTCACTAACATCTCTGAAGGTCGGAGACAAAGTGGCGGGACATGTTGATTGGGAGAGGAGACACAGCCTGATGAAGATGCACACTGCCGGCCACCTTCTCAGCTCTTTGTTCTATTCAAGGGCCAACTGCCGAATAACGGGAAACCAAATAGACGTGGACAGATCTAGAATGGATTTTGATCTCGAAGCCTTTGACCGGAACAAGATTGAGGGATATGTTTCCGAAGCGAATGAGCTGATTAGAAAAGATGCCCCAGTCAAGACGTACTTTCTGAAACGGGAAGAAGCCCTCAAGCTTCCTGACATGGTGAAACTTGCAGAAGCCGCACCGCCAGCCGAGGCCCAGCTTAGAATCGTCGAGATAGAAGGCATCGATCGCCAAGCCGACGGCGGACTGCACGTAGCCCATCTCAAAGAGATCGGACAAATCCAGCTGCTAAAGCTGGAGAACAAGGGAAAAACGAACAGACGACTATACTACGACCTTCGAAACTCATAA
- a CDS encoding nitroreductase family protein, whose amino-acid sequence MDFARTVLSRKMIRAFKPDPVPREKIDRILSLAQHYPSAGYSQEVAFVVVTDQEQRKRIRELRDLKSDAPVLLIPCVSEKIVHDRYHEPDKIRSGGKEINWPVPFWYFDVGCSCMLVFLAAADEGLAAAFAGNVGIFKPGILRKELGIPKHYEPVGVLSLGYPDLASEVPSASLKRGRRPFKDFVHREKW is encoded by the coding sequence ATGGATTTCGCAAGAACAGTTCTCAGCCGTAAGATGATTCGAGCCTTCAAACCGGACCCTGTTCCGAGAGAGAAAATAGATAGGATTCTCTCCCTCGCTCAACACTATCCTAGTGCCGGGTACAGCCAAGAGGTCGCCTTCGTAGTCGTAACCGACCAAGAACAACGAAAGAGGATCCGTGAGCTCAGAGATCTGAAGAGTGACGCGCCGGTTCTATTGATACCTTGCGTCAGCGAGAAGATCGTTCATGATAGGTATCACGAGCCTGACAAGATCCGCTCGGGAGGCAAGGAAATCAACTGGCCCGTCCCGTTTTGGTATTTCGACGTCGGATGTAGCTGCATGCTGGTATTTCTCGCCGCTGCGGACGAGGGGCTTGCGGCAGCCTTCGCGGGGAATGTTGGAATCTTCAAACCAGGCATCCTGAGAAAAGAGCTAGGCATTCCAAAACACTACGAGCCCGTCGGGGTCTTATCTCTAGGTTATCCTGACCTTGCCAGTGAGGTTCCCTCGGCCTCGCTGAAACGGGGACGACGACCCTTCAAGGATTTTGTCCACCGTGAAAAATGGTGA